A window of Symphalangus syndactylus isolate Jambi chromosome 24, NHGRI_mSymSyn1-v2.1_pri, whole genome shotgun sequence contains these coding sequences:
- the DEFB128 gene encoding beta-defensin 128, with protein MKLFLVLIILLFEILTDGARLKKCFNNITGYCRKKCKVGERYEIGCLSGKLCCVNDEEEKKHVSFKKPHQHSGEKLSVQQDYIILPTITIFTV; from the exons ATGAAGCTGTTTCTGGTTCTCATTATTCTGCTGTTTGAGATACTCACAG ATGGGGCAAGACTCAAAAAATGCTTCAATAATATAACAGGCTACTGCAGGAAGAAATGCAAAGTAGGAGAAAGATATGAAATAGGATGTCTAAGTGGGAAATTATGTTGTGTTAATGatgaagaggagaaaaaacaTGTGTCATTTAAGAAGCCACATCAACATTCTGGTGAGAAGCTGAGTGTGCAGCAGGATTATATCATCTTACCCACCATCACCATTTTCACAGTCTAA